Proteins encoded in a region of the Flavobacterium sp. MDT1-60 genome:
- a CDS encoding tetratricopeptide repeat protein, with product MNRFRALVVVLLMVSFKSFACLNGETKILKNGAYVYIDHRGLVPHGHHFSTSEFPEMIKQLDSLYKKTNDIDYLSDKGYVLIVQKKHDEALKLYLNIEKIKPNRYSTASNLGTLYELMGENQKAYNWIKKAIEINPESHNGSEWLHLKILEAKIKNLPNVSGQFLINTNFGTTGVPETKLSKEDIDKLVNEVYFQVNERMSFIEPKDKIISILLFELGNLVQLKGEHENALQIYRTAREYGFDGDLIVARMIISAQGKGEYYRKKTIEFGTKLSILRETKKGIDLDYVYQIETSLIVLSVICILLLAALIVFFLRWRKFKKVISAS from the coding sequence ATGAATAGATTTAGGGCTCTTGTTGTTGTCTTGCTTATGGTTTCGTTTAAAAGTTTCGCTTGTTTGAATGGTGAAACCAAGATTCTTAAGAATGGTGCTTATGTTTATATTGATCACAGAGGACTCGTTCCGCATGGGCATCATTTTTCTACAAGTGAATTCCCTGAGATGATAAAACAGCTTGATAGCTTATACAAAAAGACAAATGATATAGATTATTTGTCTGATAAAGGATATGTTTTAATTGTTCAAAAAAAGCATGACGAAGCATTAAAATTGTATTTGAACATTGAAAAAATTAAGCCTAATCGATATTCAACGGCCTCAAATCTTGGAACTCTTTACGAGTTAATGGGAGAAAATCAAAAAGCATATAATTGGATTAAAAAAGCTATCGAAATAAATCCAGAATCGCACAATGGTTCTGAATGGCTTCATTTGAAAATATTAGAAGCGAAAATCAAAAATTTACCTAATGTTTCCGGGCAGTTTTTAATCAATACAAATTTCGGAACTACAGGCGTTCCTGAAACCAAATTATCGAAAGAAGACATTGATAAACTTGTAAATGAAGTCTATTTTCAGGTAAACGAACGAATGTCTTTTATAGAACCAAAAGATAAAATTATTTCGATTTTACTTTTCGAATTGGGAAATCTTGTACAATTAAAAGGAGAACATGAAAATGCGCTTCAAATTTATAGGACTGCAAGAGAATATGGTTTTGACGGCGATTTAATTGTTGCAAGAATGATTATTAGTGCCCAAGGTAAAGGAGAATATTATCGAAAAAAAACAATAGAGTTTGGCACTAAACTTAGTATTTTAAGAGAAACTAAAAAAGGAATTGATTTAGATTATGTTTATCAAATCGAAACGAGTTTAATCGTTTTATCTGTAATTTGTATACTATTATTAGCGGCTTTAATTGTGTTTTTCTTACGATGGAGGAAATTTAAAAAGGTTATTTCAGCTTCTTAA
- a CDS encoding type II toxin-antitoxin system RelE/ParE family toxin, translated as MKRTIIFSKNAEKSLFELFEYLEIKWSKKVKDKFISNLDKVIYLIQIEPEIFPKSELNKNYHKCVLSKQTTIYYKFNTKRVEIIAFFDTRQDPNKIKKDIK; from the coding sequence ATGAAAAGAACGATAATCTTTTCAAAAAATGCAGAAAAAAGTTTATTTGAATTATTTGAGTACCTAGAAATTAAATGGTCAAAAAAAGTAAAAGATAAATTTATATCAAATCTGGACAAAGTAATTTATCTAATACAAATAGAACCTGAAATTTTTCCTAAATCAGAACTAAATAAAAACTATCACAAATGCGTCTTGTCAAAACAAACAACAATCTATTATAAATTCAACACAAAAAGAGTTGAAATAATTGCATTTTTCGACACACGACAAGACCCAAATAAAATTAAGAAAGACATAAAATAA
- a CDS encoding geranylgeranylglycerol-phosphate geranylgeranyltransferase, giving the protein MLSRQHKLLVMKIVSLFSVVRGYNIPIIVLAQYLSAIFILAPEKRALDILLDFNLFLIVFASAITIASGYIINNFYDSQKDLINRPNKSMLDRLVSQKTKLSVYFTLNFLAVLMAFIVSWRAFLFFSAYIFLIWFYSHKIKKYPIVGNLTAAFLAVIPFFAILLYFYNKILFEEIEDHMSHFMVISAHAIFLFLLLLIREMIKDLENLKGDLANNYRTIPILYNETVSKQIITVLTILTVLPVYVLINIYDVGYMDIYFYVCFGVLLFFLIYLWKSNSKGQYLLLHNVLKFLIVSGVCCIVLINPSVLWHGKALISKF; this is encoded by the coding sequence ATGTTAAGCAGACAGCACAAACTTTTAGTTATGAAAATTGTTAGTTTGTTCTCTGTGGTAAGAGGCTATAACATTCCAATTATTGTTTTGGCACAATATTTATCTGCTATTTTTATACTGGCTCCGGAAAAAAGAGCACTTGATATTCTCCTTGATTTCAATTTATTTTTAATCGTTTTTGCTTCGGCAATTACAATTGCTTCAGGGTATATTATCAATAATTTTTATGACAGCCAGAAAGATTTAATCAATCGTCCAAACAAATCGATGCTGGATCGTTTGGTAAGCCAGAAAACAAAATTGTCGGTTTATTTTACTTTGAATTTTCTGGCGGTTTTAATGGCTTTCATTGTTTCGTGGCGCGCTTTTTTATTCTTTTCAGCTTATATTTTTCTGATTTGGTTTTACTCACATAAAATAAAAAAATATCCAATTGTTGGTAATTTGACTGCTGCTTTTCTGGCCGTTATTCCCTTTTTTGCAATTCTTTTATATTTCTACAACAAGATTTTATTTGAAGAAATTGAAGACCATATGAGTCATTTTATGGTAATTTCGGCACATGCGATTTTCTTATTTTTATTATTGCTGATTCGGGAAATGATAAAGGATTTAGAAAATTTAAAAGGTGATTTAGCCAACAATTACAGAACAATTCCGATACTTTATAACGAAACGGTTTCTAAACAAATTATTACGGTTTTGACTATTTTGACTGTACTTCCTGTTTATGTTTTGATCAACATTTACGATGTTGGCTATATGGACATTTACTTTTATGTATGCTTTGGTGTTTTGCTTTTTTTCCTTATTTATTTATGGAAATCGAATTCTAAGGGACAATATTTACTGCTTCACAATGTCTTGAAATTCCTGATTGTTTCGGGTGTTTGTTGCATTGTTTTGATTAATCCTAGTGTTTTGTGGCATGGGAAAGCTTTAATTTCAAAATTCTAG
- a CDS encoding TspO/MBR family protein: MNKYIKIAIALLVCLAVGYSASTVTRPSVETWYPALIKPIFNPPNWIFMPMWTLLYILMAVATGLVWDKIKEQNEAVKKALFFFIIQLTLNAIWSYLFFGLKNPLLALIEIALLWLMIYETYLKFTKINKTAGYLLIPYLAWVAFAAVLNASIWWLNK, encoded by the coding sequence ATGAATAAATACATAAAAATTGCAATAGCTTTATTGGTTTGTTTAGCAGTAGGGTATTCTGCCAGTACAGTAACAAGACCAAGTGTAGAAACATGGTATCCAGCTTTAATAAAGCCAATTTTTAATCCGCCAAATTGGATTTTTATGCCAATGTGGACATTACTTTATATTTTAATGGCAGTCGCTACCGGATTAGTGTGGGATAAAATCAAAGAACAAAATGAAGCTGTAAAAAAAGCACTTTTTTTCTTTATTATTCAGTTAACGCTGAATGCCATTTGGTCTTATTTATTCTTCGGATTAAAAAATCCGCTTTTGGCTTTAATCGAAATTGCGCTTTTATGGCTGATGATTTATGAAACGTATTTAAAATTCACCAAAATCAATAAAACTGCAGGTTATTTACTGATTCCATATTTGGCTTGGGTTGCGTTTGCAGCGGTTTTGAATGCCAGTATTTGGTGGTTGAATAAGTAA
- a CDS encoding NAD(P)/FAD-dependent oxidoreductase yields the protein MIQNFDILIVGGGAAGFFTAINIAEKNPKLKIAILERGKEVLSKVRVSGGGRCNVTHACFEPNELVKFYPRGEKELRGPFHQFCSGDTIEWFEKHGVELKIEDDGRMFPVSNSSQTIIDCFLKATEKLGIKVLTGQSVQSIYKAENHWKIDTQNDKFIAEKLVLATGSNPKIWEMLQEKGHAIVSPVPSLFTFNIKDPRIKELPGVAAQVTVTVKDTKLESTGPLLITHWGMSGPVILKLSAWGARILHDKNYQFTIYVNWLNDVDTEDAEKILKDLKQEHAKKSVSKKSPFDFPNRLWESLVLASEIEAETKWADLSKIQLQNLAAQLTKAKFQVNGKSTFKEEFVTAGGIDLKEINFKTMESKLHQNLYFAGEIVNIDAITGGFNFQNAWTSGFILANNI from the coding sequence ATGATTCAAAATTTCGACATCCTAATTGTTGGCGGAGGCGCTGCAGGTTTTTTTACAGCGATAAATATCGCAGAGAAAAATCCGAAACTAAAAATTGCCATTTTAGAAAGAGGAAAAGAAGTACTTTCTAAAGTCCGCGTTTCCGGTGGAGGACGATGCAACGTAACTCACGCTTGTTTTGAACCGAATGAATTGGTCAAATTTTATCCGCGTGGCGAAAAAGAACTTCGCGGACCTTTTCATCAATTCTGTTCCGGAGATACTATAGAATGGTTCGAGAAACATGGCGTTGAACTAAAAATTGAAGACGATGGAAGGATGTTTCCCGTTTCAAATTCTTCTCAAACGATAATCGATTGTTTCCTAAAAGCAACCGAAAAATTAGGCATCAAAGTGTTGACAGGACAAAGTGTACAATCGATTTACAAAGCAGAAAATCATTGGAAAATCGACACACAAAACGATAAATTTATTGCCGAAAAATTAGTTCTGGCAACCGGAAGCAATCCTAAAATTTGGGAAATGCTTCAGGAGAAAGGACATGCGATTGTAAGTCCTGTCCCTTCCCTATTTACTTTCAACATCAAAGATCCACGAATTAAAGAATTGCCTGGTGTTGCAGCACAAGTTACTGTTACTGTAAAAGATACCAAACTAGAATCAACCGGACCTTTGTTAATCACACATTGGGGAATGAGCGGTCCTGTTATTTTAAAACTTTCGGCCTGGGGGGCGCGCATTTTGCACGATAAGAATTATCAGTTTACGATTTATGTGAATTGGTTAAACGATGTCGACACTGAAGATGCCGAAAAAATCCTCAAAGACTTAAAACAGGAACACGCTAAAAAATCAGTTTCTAAAAAATCTCCTTTCGATTTTCCGAATCGTTTATGGGAAAGTTTGGTTTTAGCTTCTGAAATTGAAGCGGAAACAAAATGGGCTGATTTATCTAAAATACAATTACAAAATTTGGCTGCTCAATTGACAAAAGCAAAATTCCAGGTCAACGGAAAAAGTACTTTTAAAGAGGAATTCGTTACTGCGGGTGGAATTGATTTAAAAGAAATCAACTTTAAAACCATGGAAAGCAAATTGCATCAAAATCTTTATTTTGCCGGAGAAATTGTAAATATCGACGCCATTACAGGAGGTTTTAACTTTCAAAATGCCTGGACAAGCGGATTTATTTTAGCCAATAATATTTAA
- a CDS encoding HAD family hydrolase has protein sequence MKYKGIIFDLDGTLVNSLEDISDAMNTVLTDLNYPTHTYEAYQYFIGSGLRNLVSKALPASNNSENEIEVCFQNMITEYRKICTLKTKPYAGIVELLDDLVSRDIKLAVFSNKADELTKKIASEIFPDYFNTAVGLSTEALKKPNPFEAIEISKNWNLKTEEIIFIGDSDIDMLTATNANMFPLGVSWGYRTEEELIASGAKLVINNPADLIEIL, from the coding sequence ATGAAATACAAAGGAATTATTTTTGATTTAGACGGAACCTTAGTCAACTCATTAGAAGACATTTCAGACGCCATGAATACCGTGCTCACTGATCTAAACTACCCAACACATACTTATGAAGCTTATCAATATTTTATTGGAAGCGGATTGCGAAATCTGGTAAGCAAAGCATTGCCTGCATCAAACAATTCGGAGAATGAAATCGAAGTTTGTTTTCAAAATATGATTACTGAATATCGTAAAATTTGTACGCTGAAAACAAAGCCTTACGCAGGTATTGTTGAATTGCTGGATGATTTAGTTTCAAGAGATATCAAATTGGCCGTTTTCTCTAACAAAGCAGACGAACTTACTAAAAAAATAGCATCCGAAATATTCCCGGATTATTTTAATACCGCCGTTGGTTTAAGTACCGAAGCCCTTAAAAAACCAAATCCGTTTGAAGCAATAGAAATAAGCAAAAACTGGAATTTAAAAACAGAAGAAATCATCTTCATAGGCGATTCAGATATTGATATGTTAACGGCAACGAATGCTAATATGTTTCCGCTTGGTGTTTCATGGGGTTATCGAACTGAAGAGGAATTGATTGCCAGTGGTGCTAAATTAGTAATCAATAATCCCGCAGATTTAATTGAAATACTTTAA
- a CDS encoding pseudouridine synthase: MNNKEGNNKRGGSRPNSSKSNSSKPKPPMAKRAQGPKKVKPAVKAAEEEKAEKIKKQNQAPKRQKAADEIRLNKYISNSGVCSRRDADIYIQSGNVKVNGVPVTEMGYLVKLDDVVNFDGVTLTPEKKEYILLNKPKNFTTALDEGQEYRNVLELVRGSTTAKIAPIGRMDKNTTGLLLFTNDTDMIRKFTLPSQKSSKIYQVSLDKNLKFEDLEKISKGLVLDGHRVFVEEVSYIDNEPKSEIGLKLRSSNVKVVRAIFENFDYDVLRIDRVSFAGLTKKNLPRGNWRFLTEQEIINLKNV; this comes from the coding sequence ATGAACAATAAGGAAGGCAATAATAAAAGAGGCGGTTCGAGACCAAACAGTTCGAAATCAAACTCTAGCAAGCCAAAACCTCCTATGGCAAAGCGTGCGCAAGGGCCAAAAAAAGTGAAGCCGGCTGTTAAAGCTGCTGAAGAAGAAAAAGCAGAAAAAATTAAAAAACAGAATCAGGCTCCGAAAAGACAGAAAGCTGCAGACGAGATTCGTTTGAACAAATACATCTCTAATTCAGGTGTATGCTCGCGTCGTGATGCCGATATATACATTCAGTCTGGAAACGTTAAAGTAAATGGCGTTCCGGTTACTGAAATGGGTTATTTAGTAAAATTAGACGATGTTGTGAATTTTGACGGTGTTACTTTAACTCCTGAAAAGAAAGAATACATCTTGTTGAACAAACCTAAAAACTTTACCACTGCACTTGACGAAGGTCAGGAATACCGTAACGTTTTAGAATTGGTTCGTGGTTCTACCACAGCAAAAATTGCTCCGATTGGAAGAATGGACAAAAACACAACTGGTTTATTGTTGTTCACCAACGATACAGATATGATTCGTAAATTTACTTTACCGAGTCAGAAATCGTCTAAAATTTATCAGGTTTCACTAGACAAAAACTTAAAATTTGAGGATTTAGAAAAAATCAGCAAAGGTTTGGTTCTTGACGGACACCGCGTATTTGTTGAAGAAGTTAGTTATATTGATAATGAACCAAAGAGCGAAATTGGCCTTAAATTACGTTCATCGAATGTAAAAGTGGTTCGCGCTATTTTCGAAAACTTCGATTATGATGTTTTACGTATAGATCGTGTTTCTTTTGCAGGTTTAACCAAAAAGAATCTACCAAGAGGTAACTGGCGCTTTTTGACCGAACAAGAAATTATTAATTTGAAAAACGTTTAA
- a CDS encoding diphosphomevalonate/mevalonate 3,5-bisphosphate decarboxylase family protein has translation MFTATDFIPKKYTSTIENGNFEWSAPSNIALVKYWGKKDNQIPANPSVSFTLNNCKTITKLGFTKKDISTSLNVTENVFSFDLLFEGKPKEDFKPKIQKFLERIEVYLPFLKDYHFTIDTQNTFPHSSGIASSASGMAALAMNFMSLEKELNPEMTDDYFYQKASFLARLGSGSACRSVKGKVVAWGKQANIEGSSDLFGVEFPYTIHENFKNYQDTILLVDKGEKQVSSTVGHDLMHNHPYAERRFAQAHENLDQLVAIFENGNLEEFIKVVESEALTLHAMMMTSMPYFILMKPNTLQIINTIWKFRNETQIPVCFTLDAGANVHVLYPENVSEKVLQFIKDELVVFCQNGQYICDEIGSGSMKR, from the coding sequence ATGTTTACAGCAACTGATTTTATTCCTAAAAAATATACTTCTACAATCGAAAACGGAAATTTTGAGTGGAGCGCTCCCAGCAATATTGCACTAGTAAAATATTGGGGAAAAAAAGACAATCAAATTCCGGCAAATCCTTCGGTGAGTTTTACTTTGAATAATTGTAAAACCATTACGAAGTTGGGTTTTACGAAAAAAGACATTTCGACTTCGCTCAATGTGACAGAAAATGTTTTTTCATTTGATTTATTGTTTGAAGGAAAGCCAAAAGAGGATTTCAAACCGAAAATTCAGAAGTTTTTAGAAAGAATTGAAGTTTATCTTCCGTTTTTGAAGGATTATCATTTTACGATTGATACTCAGAATACGTTTCCGCACAGTTCAGGAATTGCTTCTTCGGCCTCTGGAATGGCGGCTTTAGCAATGAATTTCATGAGTTTGGAGAAAGAACTGAATCCGGAAATGACAGATGATTATTTCTATCAAAAAGCATCTTTTTTAGCGCGTTTAGGTTCTGGAAGTGCCTGCCGAAGTGTAAAAGGAAAAGTTGTGGCTTGGGGAAAACAGGCAAATATTGAAGGAAGTTCAGATTTATTTGGAGTTGAATTTCCATATACTATTCATGAAAATTTCAAGAATTACCAGGATACTATTCTATTGGTTGATAAAGGCGAAAAACAGGTTTCGAGCACCGTTGGTCACGATTTAATGCACAATCATCCCTATGCAGAAAGACGTTTTGCTCAGGCACATGAAAATTTAGATCAACTAGTTGCCATTTTCGAAAACGGTAACCTGGAAGAATTTATTAAAGTGGTCGAAAGTGAAGCCTTGACTTTACACGCCATGATGATGACATCGATGCCGTATTTCATTTTGATGAAACCAAACACTTTGCAAATCATAAATACTATTTGGAAATTCAGAAACGAAACTCAGATTCCGGTTTGTTTTACGCTTGATGCCGGAGCAAATGTGCATGTACTTTATCCCGAAAACGTTAGCGAAAAAGTATTACAATTTATTAAGGACGAATTAGTTGTATTTTGTCAGAATGGTCAGTACATTTGCGATGAAATTGGAAGCGGCTCAATGAAGAGATAA
- a CDS encoding DUF456 domain-containing protein produces MDLLLFTLGFICILVGIFGSFLPVLPGLSSCWVGLLLLYLTKAVENNYWVLGITLLITIVITVLDYIIPAKGTKKFGGSSYGIWGTNIGLIVGILSPIPFGVIIGPFVGALIGELIYDSKNHKRALKAATGSLLGFLASSFINFMFCIIFLGIFIHVTWEYRNLLF; encoded by the coding sequence ATGGATTTACTACTGTTCACGCTTGGTTTTATCTGCATTCTTGTTGGAATTTTTGGTAGTTTTCTGCCTGTTTTACCTGGTTTATCGAGTTGCTGGGTTGGACTGCTATTATTGTATTTAACAAAGGCGGTCGAAAATAATTATTGGGTTCTGGGCATAACTCTTTTAATAACTATTGTAATTACAGTTCTTGATTACATAATTCCCGCAAAAGGAACCAAAAAATTTGGCGGTAGTTCGTACGGAATTTGGGGAACCAACATTGGTTTAATTGTAGGGATTCTGTCTCCAATTCCATTTGGCGTTATCATCGGACCATTTGTTGGGGCACTTATTGGAGAACTTATTTATGATTCTAAAAACCATAAAAGAGCATTAAAAGCAGCGACTGGATCATTACTTGGATTTCTGGCTTCAAGTTTTATTAATTTTATGTTTTGTATTATTTTTCTAGGTATTTTTATACATGTAACATGGGAATATCGAAACTTATTGTTTTAA
- a CDS encoding glycosyltransferase codes for MILVLFVILAIYCCSIALLIFGFSRIKKYQKTDLKPQTSFTIIVPFRDEEENLPNLLNSFSKLNYPTDLFEVILVDDNSREKFQILNCKFQVKIVDNIRVSNSPKKDAISTAMQHVKTNWVITTDADCIVPQNWLLTFDNYIQENQVSMLASAVSYECKNSFLHHFQQLDLTSLQGTTIGSFGLNKAFMCNGANFAYTKSLFEKLNGFDGNNKIASGDDVFLLQKAVEEFPGEVHYLKAEEAIVITKPTENWKSLFYQRVRWAAKTSSYKSSFGKSLGLIVFFGNLSFVIGFFFLLFGIWSYPIFVLFAFFKFGIDFGLLYITNQFLTSTRIKSLFLSSLLYPFFSSAVVLYSLFGSYEWKGRRFKV; via the coding sequence ATGATTTTGGTATTATTTGTCATATTAGCCATTTACTGTTGCAGCATTGCTCTGTTGATTTTTGGTTTTAGCCGAATAAAAAAATATCAAAAAACAGATTTAAAACCGCAAACTAGTTTTACGATTATAGTTCCATTTCGGGATGAAGAAGAGAATCTTCCAAATCTTTTAAATAGCTTTTCAAAACTAAATTATCCAACAGATTTATTCGAAGTAATTTTAGTTGATGATAACTCTCGAGAGAAATTCCAAATTTTAAATTGCAAATTCCAAGTTAAGATTGTAGATAACATTAGGGTGTCAAATTCTCCTAAAAAAGATGCTATTTCAACCGCGATGCAACATGTAAAAACCAATTGGGTTATTACGACTGACGCCGACTGTATTGTTCCTCAAAACTGGCTTTTAACCTTCGATAATTATATTCAGGAAAATCAGGTTTCAATGCTTGCGAGCGCCGTTTCATATGAATGTAAAAATTCGTTCTTGCATCATTTTCAGCAATTAGATTTAACGAGTTTGCAAGGCACAACCATTGGAAGCTTCGGACTTAATAAAGCTTTTATGTGTAATGGAGCTAATTTTGCCTACACAAAATCATTGTTTGAAAAGCTTAATGGTTTTGATGGAAACAATAAAATTGCAAGTGGTGACGATGTTTTTTTACTTCAAAAAGCAGTAGAGGAATTCCCGGGAGAAGTTCATTATTTAAAAGCAGAAGAAGCGATCGTAATTACAAAGCCAACAGAAAATTGGAAATCGTTATTTTATCAGAGAGTGCGCTGGGCAGCCAAAACAAGTTCGTATAAAAGCAGTTTTGGAAAGTCCTTGGGATTGATTGTTTTTTTCGGAAATCTAAGTTTTGTAATTGGATTTTTCTTTTTACTATTCGGAATTTGGTCGTATCCAATTTTTGTGTTGTTTGCCTTTTTTAAATTCGGGATAGATTTTGGTTTGCTTTATATCACGAATCAATTTTTGACGAGCACCCGAATAAAAAGCTTGTTTTTAAGCAGTTTGCTTTATCCTTTTTTTAGTTCGGCTGTGGTTTTGTATAGTTTATTTGGTTCTTATGAATGGAAGGGAAGAAGGTTTAAAGTTTAA
- a CDS encoding mevalonate kinase: MKGPLFYSKILLFGEYGIIRDSKGLSIPYNFYNGALKKIEDPSTEAIASNASLKRFATYLETLQTEQPDLVAFDLAALKNDVDTGMYFDSSIPQGYGVGSSGALVAAIYDKYATHKITVLENLTREKLLQLKNIFSQMESFFHGKSSGLDPLNSYLSIPILINSKDNIEATGIPTQSFDGKGAVFLLDSGIVGETAPMVNIFMENLKDKGFRAMLKNQFVKYTDACVENFLHGDMKSLFTNTKKLSKVVLNNFKPMIPEQFHGIWQNGIDTNDYYLKLCGSGGGGYILGFTEDLERAKASLKDYKLEVVYQF, translated from the coding sequence ATGAAAGGACCATTATTTTACTCAAAAATATTACTCTTTGGAGAATACGGAATCATTCGTGACTCTAAAGGACTTTCTATTCCTTATAATTTTTATAATGGTGCTTTGAAGAAAATCGAAGATCCTTCGACGGAAGCAATAGCATCAAATGCCAGTTTAAAACGTTTTGCAACTTACCTTGAAACTTTACAGACAGAACAACCGGATTTGGTTGCTTTTGATTTGGCAGCTTTAAAAAATGATGTTGACACAGGAATGTATTTTGACTCAAGTATTCCGCAAGGATACGGAGTGGGAAGTAGCGGAGCTTTAGTTGCTGCTATTTATGACAAATATGCAACTCACAAAATAACAGTTTTAGAGAATTTAACTCGTGAAAAACTGTTGCAATTAAAAAATATCTTTTCTCAAATGGAGAGTTTTTTCCACGGAAAAAGTTCTGGTTTAGACCCTTTAAACAGTTATTTAAGCATTCCGATTTTAATCAATTCTAAAGATAATATTGAAGCCACCGGAATTCCGACTCAAAGTTTTGACGGAAAAGGTGCTGTTTTTTTATTAGACTCAGGAATTGTAGGCGAAACGGCTCCAATGGTAAACATTTTCATGGAAAACCTAAAAGACAAAGGTTTCCGTGCGATGCTTAAAAACCAATTTGTGAAATATACAGACGCCTGCGTAGAAAACTTTTTGCATGGCGACATGAAGTCTTTGTTTACCAATACTAAAAAGCTTTCTAAAGTTGTTTTGAATAACTTCAAACCAATGATCCCAGAGCAATTTCACGGAATCTGGCAAAACGGAATTGACACTAACGATTATTATTTAAAACTTTGTGGTTCTGGCGGTGGCGGCTACATTCTTGGTTTCACCGAAGATTTAGAGCGTGCTAAAGCTTCTTTAAAAGACTATAAACTAGAAGTAGTTTATCAGTTCTAA
- a CDS encoding DUF937 domain-containing protein, with protein MTPNLQIELRRFISSNVVSKLNKFYFENDALLIKGIDVSIGTVLMGLYNRAEESGFYKELTTLIADDSTFYQEVDFTSGRILSVDDCYRLEGNVLLKGIFTEKKGRISEMISNEVGIKSETAREILNFSALLVVSYLKNNIQLLDSLKLLLEEQKREILNSIQPGIKIILGFSCHEVVEDKNQTMGRSIFTLFGHNFFSF; from the coding sequence ATGACTCCTAACCTACAAATTGAACTTAGACGTTTTATTTCTTCTAATGTTGTTTCAAAATTGAACAAATTTTATTTTGAAAATGATGCACTTTTAATAAAAGGGATCGATGTCTCAATCGGAACCGTTTTAATGGGGTTGTATAATAGGGCCGAGGAGTCGGGTTTCTACAAAGAACTTACCACATTAATTGCAGATGATTCCACTTTTTACCAGGAAGTCGATTTTACATCAGGTCGAATCTTATCAGTTGACGACTGTTACCGTTTAGAAGGAAACGTTTTATTGAAAGGAATCTTTACTGAAAAGAAAGGAAGAATTTCTGAAATGATTTCAAACGAAGTCGGAATTAAAAGCGAAACCGCAAGAGAAATACTTAACTTCTCAGCATTACTAGTAGTTTCTTACCTTAAGAACAACATTCAGTTACTAGATAGTTTAAAATTACTTCTTGAAGAACAAAAAAGAGAAATTTTAAACAGCATTCAACCCGGAATCAAAATTATCTTAGGATTTTCATGTCATGAAGTAGTTGAAGACAAAAATCAAACCATGGGAAGATCTATTTTTACCCTTTTCGGACACAACTTTTTCAGTTTCTAA